DNA from Nymphaea colorata isolate Beijing-Zhang1983 chromosome 4, ASM883128v2, whole genome shotgun sequence:
TGTTCACCACAACTATCTTGTTACACCCTTTGGACGCTAGATGTTTGATAACTAGTTTACCCATCTTGCCTGCACCAATAACTAGCATCCTAGCAGATGAAAGCTCGGACTTGGGGAGTTTCATTAGAGCCAATTCAACAGCAGCCGAGCTGACTGAAACTGCTCCAGCTGCAATGTTGGTTTCAGCACGGACCCGCTTCCCAGCTGTGATTGCACTCTTGAATAGTCCACTAACGTTTCTTCCAAATCCCTTAACACCTTCTCCGGACCTGACAACCTGCCTAACCTGGGCAAGAATCTGGCCCTCCCCGAGCACAAGAGAGTCCAGCCCTGCTGCAACCTGGAACAGGTGCTGTGTTGCATCGTTATCGCGAAGCAAAAACAGATGTTGCCCAAGCTCAGAAGTAGGAATTCCACTGGTCTGGAATTGgaagaagaacaaaacaaagtttAGTGCCCATGTACATCTAAAGACACAGAAACAATGAAACACGGGAGCTAATTTTTATCTGTAAATCAAGCTTCCATACCATTAACAGAAATGTGTTCAACCTAAAAGAGGAATACTGTATTTGCATCTTATATGACAACCAATAAGGCGATCAAGTTCCAATTACCTTCGACATCCATTCCTTGACTTCTCTAATTCCTCTGTGCATAGAGAGGGCAACCACATAAATTTCCATCCGATTGCACGTACTAAGAACGGCAGCTTCTTCTATATGATACAAGTTGCAGAGTTCCTCGATGGCACGAGGCCACTCAGCTTCGGGAATCGCGAGCTTCTCACGCATCTCCACGGGCGCTGTGTGAACGCTGAGCCCTATGACCAATATGCTGCTCCGCTCCTTCAGATAGCCTGAATCACATTACCCAAAACTCTCAAAACCAACATTGACCGTCGCAAGATATTACACAAATATCTCCAAAAAGGAAATACAAGTCAAGAGATCCCCTAAACTTCACATCCAGTCAACTAACAAGGACAGATTATCAAGGACAgcaagacaaaagaaaaaatacaatcACGATTCTAAACTCATGTCTCGCCAGAATTATCAATATCAAATAACAATTACAGAAATCCGACGAATGAAGAAACGATTTTTTACAATCAAAAGAAACCCAATgtatcaaaagagaaaaacaagccAATGGGAGAACAAGAACTATAAAGCAAAGATCAGGACGTACGATCTAGAGCGGAAGTTTTGAGCTGTTCGAGAGCGGAGATGCTCGAAGCTTTGGAGTCGCTAATCCCAATCTCCCTCGCGACCTCACATCTGGGAATGGCAATTGCCACCCTCCCGCTTGATTTTCCGCATCCGAGCTTGCGgtaggaagaagaaggaacaatTTGCGCCGGTACTCTGGACTTGCAGAGGAAGACGCTCTCGTTGTTCGCTCCCGATATCGCGGGAGCGAAACCGCTAGAAAGTGCCATGAGTAATGGAGAAGCAAAGCTCTTTCCCTCCCACCACAAAGCCTTCCTCTCCCCTCTTCCGGATCtcctgcagccaaggagctctCTCTCAgggagacgagagagagagagagagacgacgCCGGGTTGCAGGAAGCAGAGTCtaaaaaagaagggagagagatagagcgCGTGGGCTTCCCGGTCAAGAAAAGAGGTTTGGTGGGCGGAGGAGATTGACTGCGTCGAAAATTCAACGCCCTCCAAATGGGGACGCGTTCGACCGAGCACCTTTTTGAGGGCTCGCAACAGAACGTCACACCGACACTTCGTTCCGGCCGAGTCCTCAATCCGACGCGGCGGGACCTACATCTACGAGAAATTactttaaataataaaaacgtttttaacgttaaaaactTTCCAATTTTATCAtagtctcctttttcttctgctaTTTTTAGGGTTTAATGTTCTTTTGAGGTCTGAACTTAAGGTTACTCTATTCAATTTAAATGTAACTACGGCCATTGTATGTGATTTAGAGGAATAGTATtgatgagaatcaaactaaaaaaggaCTAGTTATGCTACATCCTTCAATGTAAGGTTGGGCGTTGGGCCGGGCCGCCACCGGAGCGACCCAACCCGGCCTAGTATGGGCCGGAAAAATCCCGGCCCGAGCCCGACAGCCAGGCCCGGGTCGGCCCAGCTCGGCCCGTTTAGGTCCggtaagttaaaaatatatatatatattttaattttttgttttaataatatttttttattcttaataaatacattttatattaaaaaatataattttataattaaaaatatttttttaatttaaatgagctgggccgggccgggcccggaaCGAgacccgggccgggcccggaaCGAgacccgggccgggcccggaacgagacccgggccggcccgatacccaccctgACTTCAATGTTCTTTTGAGATCTGGTAAGGTTACTCTCTTCAATTTAAGAGTAAATTGTTTGTGATTTAAAGAAATAGTATTCATGACTAACCCACCAAACCAGCTATAATACACCCAAGCACAAGATAGAGCGTTTTTAAACGCAACACGAGATAATTTAGTTAAGATATTGTTCATCCCATTCTTTGTTACTTGCTGTTAGTTCTTATGTCATGGACAGATTGAGAAGAAACGAGTTATTTCCCTCTTTGGTTTTATTGTTGAAAGGAGTAGTAGGTAAGCCGGTGAGGGTCATTCTGTCAGCCATTAATGGACGAGAAGCTGCGATGTCCATTGAAGAACGACGCTTCGTGCCGGCTGTCAGGCCTTCGTCTCCATCAGCCCACATCCGGTGGTGTAGATATTATATCGTTAAAAATACATGTTTTATAAAgtagtcaagaaaaataaacttgTATAAGGTTTTAGGTGGGGAGTTTTAGGTACAGGAAATCCAAAATTGAATCTTGTTCAGTAAGTGTTTGATGGAGAAAATGATTGAAGAGATGATTATTTCTCCCGTTGGGACGCCTGCATTGGCTCCGCAAGAAATGATCGGTACAGTTATTTACCTGTATTAATTAAGATGCCCAATATTAATGCATGTACATTGTACCGTGGATATGTtgactttttctttcaataattgTGAACAATCGGCTGCACTGAATTAAATATGGCTAGCTCTTTCATTATCACTtttagatgaaaaaataaaaattttgagacaatAGGTAGACgctaaaagtttgtaaaagcaatatatatatatatatatatatatatatatatatcactcaattgagaaagaagaaatagaaattATTAAGTAAATGACAAAAAGTCTTGTGGTAGAAAGAAAGTTAATTTCACAATGGGAACCCAAAAAAAAGGGGAGTGTTGggtattttggagattttttaaaaacaaatattgtttttggacttttaacttttccactacctttttgttttttggtccTTATAAGGAGCTCCCATTTTGAAGTAAATGAGCCAAACAAGAACGCCATATGTTTATTCAACTCACTTCCAAAATCCGGATAGGAAGGCTCAAGCTGACAAAGATGGGCAGAGCCTAGTTAGATTTGTCAGCCAACGAAATATcaatatattcatttaaaaGCATTGAAGCATCTTTTTAAGAAAGTTTACTTCaactttgaagtttgatttaAAGAGCAAGAGCTTTGCAAGTCATACTTAAAACCTTCGAGTTGAAAGAAGGTTAAGAAAAGTGATGTCAACTGAtcggattcaaatcaaatatactCTTCTTAACCACatccaatttttcaaatattcacatatttgtaTTTAAAAACGAACCaataaaagtcatatctaaatttgaatccgatttcacaatcagaatccgatatgaatacaacttttacatttatatgtgaatccgaatctg
Protein-coding regions in this window:
- the LOC116253667 gene encoding glutamyl-tRNA reductase 2-like — encoded protein: MALSSGFAPAISGANNESVFLCKSRVPAQIVPSSSYRKLGCGKSSGRVAIAIPRCEVAREIGISDSKASSISALEQLKTSALDRYLKERSSILVIGLSVHTAPVEMREKLAIPEAEWPRAIEELCNLYHIEEAAVLSTCNRMEIYVVALSMHRGIREVKEWMSKTSGIPTSELGQHLFLLRDNDATQHLFQVAAGLDSLVLGEGQILAQVRQVVRSGEGVKGFGRNVSGLFKSAITAGKRVRAETNIAAGAVSVSSAAVELALMKLPKSELSSARMLVIGAGKMGKLVIKHLASKGCNKIVVVNRSEERVSEIREEIKDVEIIYKPLQEMLSCAANADVVFTSTASETPLFLREHVEGLPPVNPKLGGVRMFIDISVPRNVGACVSELDTVRVYNVDDLKEVVEANKEDRYRKAMEAQAIILDEMKQFEAWRDSLETVPTIKRLRSKVEGIRLAELEKCLSKMKDLSKKERKAIDDLSRGIVNKILHGPMQCLRCDSSDSTTLSEALENMHALERMFDLHTESAVLEQKIKAKVEQSEK